The Chanodichthys erythropterus isolate Z2021 chromosome 1, ASM2448905v1, whole genome shotgun sequence genome segment gaattttcatttttgggtgaactaaacctttaagtaATCTAAAGTGCAAGGattttataaatacaaaaaaaaaaaaatcacagagtTTGTAAAACTTACCATTAGGGTGAAACATTTTGGAGACAAACCGAACTGTTGGTGGTTTGTTTGGATATTCTTCTGTAAATTCTATTGTGAGTTTGAAAGTACCTATGACAagcagaaaaagaaaatatgaagCAAAGCCATTTGCCAGatataaacaaaagaatcaTACCATGCCAAATAGTTACAAAGTGTCATGTATAAGCGGTTGTCAGCAGTATTTAGAACCCAAAGCTCAATACTTACTCAGCTGTCAATGTAGTTTGttttaagaaagaaattactttAATTTAGTAAGGAAAGGACATTAAATGTATCaagagtgacagtaaagacatgtataACGTTACAGaattattcatcaaagaacaatcacaaaatatcacattttttacaaaaataagcagttttcaacattgataagaaatgtttttgagcaccaaatcaacagaatgatttctgaagaagcgTGACACTGAGGACTGAAGCTTGTGTTTTCTTGACTTACCATCTTCAAATGGTGTTCCTTCAGGGCTGTAGGTACAAGAAATGGGTCAACATGTCAGGTTACACATAACACTTGGCATGACAGcaagaaataaagccaaaatcaCTAGCCAATGTACAAGAGCCCTGCGCATTCTCTAATCCAAAAATAACAACGCTCAACAGTCTACGGATATGACATTATAACCCGTTTCCTTCACCACAAGACaagacaacacaacacaacacacagcTCTATTCAGGACACCGTCACTTAAATATCAAATAACCAGCACCTCTTATGGGGGACCACCGGCCATCTGGCCTATTTAAAACTGCTTATATTACCGCTAACAAGCTGAACATCATCTCAAAGACCTCGAATAGGTTGAGATAAACAAGTGTCAGAGTGTTCTGTTGATTGTTTATCGCGGTccaaacaaaaaaagcaaattaTACAAACCCAAAAATGACAGCATTCCAGACCATGATGTTGTTTTCCGACGGGGCTCCGCTAACTCCGGCTGGAGGATCCTCCTGGAGACTGAAAAACAAGTTATCCAGGGAAGTTACATTACATATAATATACCTAGATTACGACAACACCACATACCGCACATACGACATCCAAAATACATTATCCGAGTGTCGTTAATAAATGGCTTTTAATGGGGAAAAAGTCGCCATGTTAAAGACTGAGAGCAGCCGGTGTCCATAAAGCAACCAAGGGCCTTTAGCATTTTCTCTATCGCTTACCGTTTAAAATCTCTCATCAGACGCCGTCTTGCTGGGGTTGAC includes the following:
- the ube2a gene encoding ubiquitin-conjugating enzyme E2 A isoform X2, producing MSTPARRRLMRDFKRLQEDPPAGVSGAPSENNIMVWNAVIFGPEGTPFEDGKSRKHKLQLGTFKLTIEFTEEYPNKPPTVRFVSKMFHPNVYADGSICLDILQNRWSPTYDVSSILTSIQSLLDEPNPNSPANSQAAQLYQENKREYEKRVSAIVEQSWRDC
- the ube2a gene encoding ubiquitin-conjugating enzyme E2 A isoform X1, with the translated sequence MSTPARRRLMRDFKRLQEDPPAGVSGAPSENNIMVWNAVIFGPEGTPFEDGTFKLTIEFTEEYPNKPPTVRFVSKMFHPNVYADGSICLDILQNRWSPTYDVSSILTSIQSLLDEPNPNSPANSQAAQLYQENKREYEKRVSAIVEQSWRDC